The genomic DNA AGTCACATTACACTTAAGATGTCTCCTTGATTTCTCTGTGCATCGCAGGATCTTTACTGGAAAGTTGATCAAGCAGGGGCACAGAGAGCAATAGTATGTTCCTAGTACTGTGTTGCTTTACTGGCTTGGAATTTCTACCCTAAGCAATTCTGTgaattgatttttcttttaaggTTTCTTATATAAGATTTCTAAAGTGTTGGTCTCACGATTGGttgctgtttgtttaaaaaaaaaaacttcacagaAAATGCTACAATTAAGTAACAATTGCTGTTAGAcatcattttttatatatatacagacGAACAGTTCACACCATATTAACTTCTGATATTGCTAAAATTACTTTTCACCACAGTTTTTGTTTCAGCTTACTAATGTCATGAAAATATGTGCTGGATCAGAAACTGAGTTAGATTGCAATCCCAAACATActaacttgggagtaagctccactgaatacaATGCATCTtctttctgaataaacatgcatcaGATTATGCTGTTAGATTCAGTAGTATTTGATCATCCTTCATGTAGGCACACAGATGCTGGGTTAGGCCACTTGCATTTAATATGATGACTATAATGAAAATGCTATTTAAATATTAATTATCCCTCTTGTTATTCCCACTTTCTATCCTTCCCTGTTTCACGTAATTGGAGCTCTATTCTTATGTACTCTTAGTTGAAGCAATATCTGACAGTGTCTTCTGCTACCACCGGCTTATTTTCTAGATGGGAAGTGATGGAGTTTTGCGCCTCAGTAGTTCCGCTCTAAATAATGAATTCTTTGCATATGCAGCACAAGGGTGGAAACAGCGATTGGCAGAAGGTAATTTTCTATTTGTTATTAGATTTAACAAAatagtgacccccccccccaaagagatgCCTTCTTGTGTCATGGCCAAGAATACACACACTCAAAATACATTTGTAAGATAAAATGTAAAGTGACAGGACTTAAAATTATACACTCTAGTTCATTTTCAAATTGATTTAAGCACATCTGTTTATTGCACCTGAGGAGGGGAGGTCACTTGGgcagcctttttaaaaacatgaacaaGCATTTTCATCAGTGTCAACTTTGGAAACCTAAATGCATGTGACTAAATCAGCCAATATATTTCAGAAATGCCAAAGGTAGTgctgcaaataaaatattattcttGGTTTCTCTCAGATTAGTTTTGCACTGAAATTTGAACAAATAAAGGTTTaattctgctccagaggctaggacctgaaccaatggattcaagttaaaagaaagaagaCTCAGACTAAGCATCagaaagagctttctgacagtaagagctgttcgacagtggaacagactcccacaaaagGTGGTAGACAccccttccttgcaggttttaaagcagagtgtTGGATGGCGATCTGTtatgagattcttgcattgcaaggggttggactagatggccctcagggtcccttgtaactatgattctatgagagctgAAGTGCCCCCCTTACTGCAGCCATCCATGCCTCCTGAAAAGCTGCTCCCAAAGGTTGGGGGACCTTCTGGAGCAGCATCCGATACAGTACAAGGAACTGGATGATGATATTGAGAAAGCTGTGGTACATGTGCACTGGAATCTCTGAAACTTGTCTCGTCTATGAAATCTTACAACACAAATGTCCAAGCAATGTTTGCACATCGTCTGTTCAATGGCGCTTCTGCAGAGACTCCCCACTCAAATCCCAACTGCACCCTTGTAAAAATCCTTAGGAACTTGTATTCAAATATTTGGGGACCCATATTTTGAACCCCCCTCTTTGTATCTTTTAGGAGAATTTACTCCTGAAATGCAGCTGCGCATCAGACAAGAGgttgaaaaggagaagaaaacagagcactggaaagagaagttcTTTGAAAGATTTTATGGGGAAAAGTAAGTctcaaagttaaaaaaaaaatattaaaaaattggCCTGAGATTTACATTAATATATTAATGTATAAATACATTAATATGTATTTCTTTCACATAGAGATCAGTtatttggtttaaaaataaactgcCTAGTTAATTGTGGCAATGGTTTTAGCCTCACATTATTATTAGATTGTGACATGTTTTTTGCCCATCTCCTGCCATTTCTTTCCCTCAAAACCCACAAATCTAGAAAAGCCTTGCATGGACCATTGCAACTTTTTTTGCCTGTGCTTTTCACTATGCCAGCGATCCTCTCTGAACTTCTGTCCCCCACTAATCATTTATCAAACCATCTGCTTTATCTGAACTGTAAATTTACGAGCAGGGACAATGTCATTTCTATATTTCAAGGCAGGTTGTTGGAGATAAATGTGAAGAGAGAAGTGTAATTGTAGATAATTTACagtactggcagcagctctggtaTTGCAAATAGTGGATAAAATTATTGCTGTATGTCAGCAGTTTCCTGAAATGCAGGTCTGCTCCATTTATATTTAAAGTTGGGATGAGCATGCAGTTTAAAGCATAAAGGGGGCAGGAGGCTGACCTGCTGGTGTTCCCCCTTAGTTTTTCTCCCCACGGTCTTTTTGCCCTCATTGCTATTCTGCCAGCTTTGCTCACTTCTGTTATCGGCATCTCCCACCCATGTACCCCTTTTGTACTTTAATTCACATATCATGCCCTGGCGTTTAACACTCATACCACATGTTTGACGCAAGTTTAATCATTGCCATGCATCATTTTTTCAAAAGTTGTCATGAAGTCAACAGCGTTCTGGTttagttttaaattattttctaaTCCATAAGACTGGGGTCCCCAAAGTAGTGACTGTGGGTCACAGTGCATGTTCTCCACTCTTTTGTTCTGTTGTCTCCCCTTTGTTGAGTCTCTCCAGGGCAGTAGCTCTGAGAAGTGAAGCCACCttctttcatattttcttatCGAAACTGCCCAATGAGATGCTGCTCCAACCAGCCGGAGTGAAAACAAAAAGTGGGCCAAGGCCaaccaggagaaggaggaggtagTGATAGTTGTGGTGGCGttcagcagcagcaagcaagccCCAGCATTTCCATAGCTGGATATCCAGCCATGCCCCACTTTCTTTTTGTTCTGGTTGATCAGAGATGTGATGGAGCAGTGAGCCGCACTAGTGTCCAGTGGGAAGCCTGCTCCTGCACATCTCTAACCAACTAGAATGAAGAGAAGGCAGCCCGTTAATCAGATATCCACCAATGGAAATGCTGGTGCTTGCTAGCTGATgacctatctcctcctcctggttGGTGCAGTTCTGTAGTTTTATGAGTCAAATGTACTTGTTGTAGATGAGGATTTCAGGTTGTCATCTAGAGATTGTGCTTTTGTAGCATGGATTGATATTAATGCTTTCTCTGAAATGTGATGATTGCATAATTAACTATGTGATTTCTGACTAGGCTGGGAATGTCAATAGAGGAATCTGTGAAGCTCACATCTGTACAAAGCAGTAATGAAGAGCCTTCCCTCTGTGGGTCTTCAGAATTGCCTGGTCCTTCAAGAGAGTCAGCATTTGATGATCATGAGGAGAAAAGCAACCAGCTGCCACTATTGCCAGAGAGAGATTTTTGCAACATGGAACATGTTCCCTCCAAGGATCTAATAGCAGAAGCAGAAGGCATTTTGATACCTGAAGAATCTGTTATTCAAGAGGAGATTGCTGAGGAGGTTGAGACAAGTATCTGCGAGTGTCAAGAGGAGAGCCATAAAGCGGGGCATATGAATTCTGAGCAACTAGTCAGCCCAGTTGGTACGAATGAAGAAACAGAAACTTTGCCACTTTCAGGTAACTCTGATGTAGTAAGTACATTGTGTCAAGTTGAAATtaaggtggaggagaggttggaaCACCCCCAGGAAGAAATGTCAGTCATGACCAATCAGCTGGAAAACAGTTTATCACCTTCTCAGTCTGCTTCATCTGCAAACTCTCTCAGCAATATGGAAGAAAAGGATCTGGAATGTGGAAAAGAGCTAAGTCCTCATGGGAAATATTCCCCTATCCTCAATGGTTCCTTATTCACTGGTGGAAGTGTTGCTGTACATATGGAGCTGCAAAGTGACCCTGATGAACAGTCTTCTGAAAATGCTTGTATTTCTGAAAATTCATTTTCCTCTGAAAGTCCAGAGGAACCATGTGTCAGTATTGCATCTCCTGGGGGTGACACACAGTCGATTTCAGAGGAACCTTGCACACCAGTATCTCTGGAAACAGCATGCTCATCTGACATTTCTTGCACTGAAAACACTGAAGCTGATAGTCAACAAAAACCTATTGATGATCATCTAAATACATCTTTAATATCTGAAGTATCTCCCATGCCTGCCTCACCTGTAACCTCAGAAGCATCTCTGATGTCAAATTTGCCTCTGACTTCAGAGCCATCACCAGTTTCCAATTTACCTTTACCATCAGAAACCTCACCAATGTCTGATGTGCCCTTAACATCTGAAACCTCCTCAGTGTCTTCTGTCCTTCTAGCTTCTGAAACATCTCATTCGAATAGTCTGTTGTTACCTTTGGAAACATCTCCGCTTTCAGATTCCCCAGTGAGTGAAAGATTTAGTCAGCAGAGAAAATCACCATGTTCATCTGAAGAATCCCTGTCACCACTGAAAGAAGAAGTGTCTACCATTGCTAATAATTCTCAAGAAGATGACCTTGCTTCACAACAGAAACAGATCCAAGGTGTACCTGAGGCCATGAAAGCTGTCACACCTGAGGCTTCAACAGTGGAAGAGTCCCAGTCTAGAAACATTACTAACCAACCATGTAGATCACATACTGAAATAGAAAAATCTTTCATTTCTTCTGTGGCAGAACACTCTTCTCCAGAAGTGATAAAAATTAGAAATCATGGTGCTCTACAAAGAactgaaaagaaaagcactgtCTCTCAGCTAGAAGTTTCTGTTCTAACAGAAACAGCAGGATGCAAAAATACTGAATCTCTTCCATCTAAATCACATGATAAAATATATACCTCATCCTCAACAGAAAAGTTGTTCTCGGAAGTGGGTAGAAGTAAGTCTCACAAACTTCAAGGGACTGCACAGAGTCGGTTTGAAAGTTCTTATTCAACAAAGTCATCAGAGCCTACAAAGTCGCCTGAAGTAAgaggtgaaaatagggacttgGAGATTCCAAAGAGGAAGACTGCTGAACACCATGGTTTTGGGATCTGCAAAGAGAAGCGAGCGAGAATTGAAGATGACCAGGTACATCGTAATACATCAGCAAGTTCATCTGAGAGGGAAGCACCACCCAGAGAAGAGCCCAGAGTCCCACCTCTTAAGGTAAACTGATAGGGGAACATGTAATGAAACAAAACTGACAGATAAAGGTTTCTGTGGAGTATACCGGGATTTTAGGTAGGGTTGTCATACATCCCTGGAATATCGTGGTTGAaagcagtgtccaggtggaaattaGCAAGATGTCCTGTcctggaaaatctggacatatggcaaaagctcaacaacttgccccccccccaaaaaaaatctcaacaacttttgtgtctggattttcactttttgaaatatggcaaccctaattttagGTAATTCAATAGAACAATTCCAGCTAGTGCATTCTTTCTTCTATAAGTTTATATTTAAAGCTGAAGATACAAAAATAAGTAACCAGCACACAGTGGAACAATGATTCCAGCAACATTTCAATGGTCTGGTACACTGTATGTAGATTGAGATCCCTGCACCCACCCATACtatacactacactacactacacagtcgtacctcttgttacatCAGTCTCTGGTTGTGTTTTTACAGgatacgaacgcggcaaaccaggaagtgtatacttccgggttttgctgcgcgtgcatgcgcagaagcggcactctAGTTgtagactttttggggtgcaaacggcaccccggaatggattgagtccataactagaggtaccactgtactatactatactaacAAATCTGTGTCAGTTTTGTGCTCAGTTTCACAGGTGTGTTTGGTCCCATTTTTAGTGGCTTTTTATTTAAAGCACTAAAAGTTTACATTTCCCCATAAATATGCGTTCTTGTATGCATTTTTCCTGCAAAACACATATCTTTGTACCTATTTATTGGACCAAAACTTCATCAAAAAAGTTGGAGAAGCAGATAGGTCCAGTCATCTGGGATTTATACACCCAGGTCTGGCAAATTGGGTTGCTtcactttaaaatgcagacaaaatTAATTTGTCTTCCATCCCTACAGTattaaatgtatgtatgtatgtatgtatgtatgtatgtatgtatgtatgacagttctttttttctcccttttagaTCCAGCTTTCAAAAATAGGCCCCCCTTTTATCATCAAGAGCCAGCCTGCTTCCAAACCAGAACCAAGGGCTTCTCCAAGTACATCAGCCAGCAGTGGGAGGAACACGGGGGCTCGAACCCTTGCAGACATCAAAGCAAGAGCCCAGCAAGCTAGAGCTCAGAGggaggcagctgctgcagctgcagttgcagcagcagcaagcattGTCTCTGGAGGTTTAGGGAGCCCCTGTGAAGGGGGGAAGACCAGGACATTGGCCCACATCAAGGAACAGACCAAGGCCAAACTGTTTGCAAAGCACCAAGCAAGAGCCCACTTGCTTCAGAACAACAAAGAAGCCAAGTCTCAGCATGCCTGTAAGGAAGGTCCATCGGCCCTGGAGATCTCTGCTTCTTCTGAAACAAAGATTGAGGGTTCTACTGGTGTAATTATAGTTAATCCCAACTGCAGGTCTCCTAGCAACAAGTCTGTTCATCTTCGTGAAGCTACTGCTGTACTGCAGCAGTCGCTTAACGCCCCTACTTTACCGGAAACTAGTACTGACATCTCTGTTCACAATTCTGATGAAAATATATCTGCTTCTCATTTGTGTGAGAAAATGCTTTCATCTACCTCTACAGAAAGTAACAGTGTGTCAGTGCTATATAATAAAAATTCAGTTCCCATGTCTGTGTGTAGCACTACTATGTCGGGAGCAATTAAGGAACTTCCCTTTGCAGGCTCTCTGGATAAGTCCTCTGTTTCCATGTCTGTTGAAAGCACGGATGCAAAACCTTGCAATGTCAACATGCTGAAATCCATCCAGGGGGCTGACACTCCATGCATTGCCATCATGCCAAAATGCGTTGAGAACCCCACTGCACCAACCACAGTAGACAGCACCATCTTGTCCAATTCCATAGATGAGAAACGGTTGCCAAGCAACAATGCAAACAGTGCCATTTCCAGCCAGTACACCAGTGTGCCAGCTTCCTCCATTGCAAGTAATTTGCCAAATCACCTGGTTGGCAGCTCTGTTCTGATTCCTCC from Lacerta agilis isolate rLacAgi1 chromosome 7, rLacAgi1.pri, whole genome shotgun sequence includes the following:
- the ASXL3 gene encoding putative Polycomb group protein ASXL3 isoform X6 encodes the protein MGSDGVLRLSSSALNNEFFAYAAQGWKQRLAEGEFTPEMQLRIRQEVEKEKKTEHWKEKFFERFYGEKLGMSIEESVKLTSVQSSNEEPSLCGSSELPGPSRESAFDDHEEKSNQLPLLPERDFCNMEHVPSKDLIAEAEGILIPEESVIQEEIAEEVETSICECQEESHKAGHMNSEQLVSPVGTNEETETLPLSGNSDVVSTLCQVEIKVEERLEHPQEEMSVMTNQLENSLSPSQSASSANSLSNMEEKDLECGKELSPHGKYSPILNGSLFTGGSVAVHMELQSDPDEQSSENACISENSFSSESPEEPCVSIASPGGDTQSISEEPCTPVSLETACSSDISCTENTEADSQQKPIDDHLNTSLISEVSPMPASPVTSEASLMSNLPLTSEPSPVSNLPLPSETSPMSDVPLTSETSSVSSVLLASETSHSNSLLLPLETSPLSDSPVSERFSQQRKSPCSSEESLSPLKEEVSTIANNSQEDDLASQQKQIQGVPEAMKAVTPEASTVEESQSRNITNQPCRSHTEIEKSFISSVAEHSSPEVIKIRNHGALQRTEKKSTVSQLEVSVLTETAGCKNTESLPSKSHDKIYTSSSTEKLFSEVGRSKSHKLQGTAQSRFESSYSTKSSEPTKSPEVRGENRDLEIPKRKTAEHHGFGICKEKRARIEDDQVHRNTSASSSEREAPPREEPRVPPLKIQLSKIGPPFIIKSQPASKPEPRASPSTSASSGRNTGARTLADIKARAQQARAQREAAAAAAVAAAASIVSGGLGSPCEGGKTRTLAHIKEQTKAKLFAKHQARAHLLQNNKEAKSQHACKEGPSALEISASSETKIEGSTGVIIVNPNCRSPSNKSVHLREATAVLQQSLNAPTLPETSTDISVHNSDENISASHLCEKMLSSTSTESNSVSVLYNKNSVPMSVCSTTMSGAIKELPFAGSLDKSSVSMSVESTDAKPCNVNMLKSIQGADTPCIAIMPKCVENPTAPTTVDSTILSNSIDEKRLPSNNANSAISSQYTSVPASSIASNLPNHLVGSSVLIPPVGSTNRYSDKIAITGCGDPTSLSNSNSIRAALHCSETLPVVDSVGRTSISVFASNMMTVSSYENPTKMSADGMERNSGVRSRLDLSGKSSVGYAQAPMNRSIPCKVIVDHTTTTMNSNLSLGISVENSENSTDMQSRPLRTETASQNIACPQVSVISRPELLTNENLEHSTGFNTVTGKQEGKRLQAPCTSLREVPLMPQDKRLEAVPPSQGFSEQLRGPLAFKSESDNVCANPYNPTRRICWNDDEAMSTDQSLVSHLNPNKHKEYTEQNCLKSVKTEPLGFAHLNEMHSRNIVTSITMPVKSEVNESDKCFRMDTEDFARPEMPLQGAEIATSAQPTQNSKTSVTDSMENSLSLTTETLKRVTSAGSSSCRLSSVEANNPLVTQLLQGNLPLEKVLPQPRLGAKLEINRLPLPLQATSVCKSVTSERNATENTSNSPNTDGRGFTAATIAPLQIRKRENHPKKRMARTAGEVKCEPGKPSMDAVGPCIINSSMSQLGHGQLFKQEWSGKHAIQSRIAHSPEIKQQKRPLPSCSFQQNLFNIDKNGSFHAEAGTSHRQHFYQMPMAARGPVPTTALMQATLKAPSGCSAFAFSRHLEQKVLGEVNMSAAPHQLRLASVFSPNVQIKEGDDISSASQTLQSKTLVHPPPPLPPPPPPPPPPPPPPLPSAEAPSDHKQPAVTMETTKRLSWPQPASICSNIKSEPVSFEEGLSSSCELGMKQASYDQSEVKEQLKAFALKNADFPSYLLSEPQKPFAQLTAQKIQTQQQQQQQLCGNYPTIHFGSTSFKRAASAIEKSIGILGSSSNTAPSLSIQNTQIPVQKFADSSSADELELKCSCRLKAMIVCKGCGAFCHDDCIGPSKLCVACLVVR